The following proteins are co-located in the Tachysurus vachellii isolate PV-2020 chromosome 17, HZAU_Pvac_v1, whole genome shotgun sequence genome:
- the LOC132859786 gene encoding SWI/SNF-related matrix-associated actin-dependent regulator of chromatin subfamily B member 1-A isoform X1, with the protein MALSKTFGQKPIKFQLEEDGDFYMIGSEVGNYLRMFRGSLYKRYPSLWRRLASVEERKKIAASSHATSVTLLKASECEEIFEGNDEKYKAVSISTEPPAYLREQKAKRNSQWVPTLPNSSHHLDAVPCSTTINRNRMGRDKKRTFPLCFDDHDPAVIHENASQTEVLVPIRLDMEIDGQKLRDAFTWNMNEKLMTPEMFAEILCDDLDLNPLTFVPAIASAIRQQIESYPTDSILDEQTDQRVIIKLNIHVGNISLVDQFEWDMSEKENSPETFALKLCSELGLGGEFVTTIAYSIRGQLSWHQRTYAFRSDFSENPLPTVEIAIRNTGDADQWCPLLETLTDAEMEKKIRDQDRNTRRMRRLANTAPAW; encoded by the exons ATGGCGTTGAGTAAAACATTCGGCCAAAAGCCGATAAAATTTCAACTCGAAGAAGATGGCGATTTTTACATGATAGGTTCAGAG GTAGGAAATTATCTGCGTATGTTCAGAGGATCTCTGTACAAAAGATACCCGTCACTGTGGCGCAGACTCGCTTCAgtagaggagaggaaaaaaatcgCAGCATCGTCACACG CCACCAGTGTGACTCTGCTGAAGGCGTCTGAGTGTGAAGAGATCTTCGAGGGCAACGATGAAAAGTACAAGGCAGTGTCCATCAGCACCGAACCTCCAGCCTACCTCAG GGAGCAGAAGGCCAAGAGGAACAGTCAGTGGGTCCCCACGCTCCCAAACAGTTCCCACCATCTGGACGCTGTGCCTTGCTCCACCACGATCAACCGAAATCGTATGGGACGTGACAAGAAAAGGACGTTTCCTCTGTG CTTTGATGACCACGACCCTGCAGTGATCCATGAAAATGCCTCACAGACAGAGGTTCTTGTTCCAATCCGATTGGACATGGAGATCGACGGCCAGAAGCTCAGAGACGCCTTCACCTGGAACATGAACG AAAAGCTGATGACACCAGAGATGTTTGCAGAGATACTGTGTGATGATTTAGACCTGAACCCCCTGACCTTTGTCCCAGCCATCGCCTCTGCCATCCGGCAGCAGATAGAGTCCTACCCTACTGACAGCATCCTGGATGAACAAACTGATCAGAGAGTCATCATCAAG CTGAACATCCACGTGGGAAACATTTCTTTGGTGGACCAGTTTGAGTGGGACATGTCAGAGAAGGAGAACTCTCCAGAAACTTTTGCACTGAAGCTGTGTTCTGAGCTCGGCCTCGGAGGAGAGTTCGTCACGACCATCGCCTACAGTATCCGAGGCCAGCTCAGCTGGCATCAGAGGACGTACGCCTTCAG GTCTGATTTCAG TGAGAACCCCTTGCCGACGGTAGAGATCGCCATTCGGAACACGGGCGATGCCGATCAGTGGTGCCCCCTGCTGGAAACCCTGACGGACGCAGAGATGGAAAAGAAGATCAGAgatcaggacagaaacacaag GCGCATGCGGCGACTCGCCAACACGGCCCCAGCCTGGTAG
- the LOC132859786 gene encoding SWI/SNF-related matrix-associated actin-dependent regulator of chromatin subfamily B member 1-A isoform X3, whose amino-acid sequence MALSKTFGQKPIKFQLEEDGDFYMIGSEVGNYLRMFRGSLYKRYPSLWRRLASVEERKKIAASSHATSVTLLKASECEEIFEGNDEKYKAVSISTEPPAYLREQKAKRNSQWVPTLPNSSHHLDAVPCSTTINRNRMGRDKKRTFPLCFDDHDPAVIHENASQTEVLVPIRLDMEIDGQKLRDAFTWNMNEKLMTPEMFAEILCDDLDLNPLTFVPAIASAIRQQIESYPTDSILDEQTDQRVIIKLNIHVGNISLVDQFEWDMSEKENSPETFALKLCSELGLGGEFVTTIAYSIRGQLSWHQRTYAFSSVDMAHPLTCTPPPEFAEIVVYLLRYDLMRIKRLNKAA is encoded by the exons ATGGCGTTGAGTAAAACATTCGGCCAAAAGCCGATAAAATTTCAACTCGAAGAAGATGGCGATTTTTACATGATAGGTTCAGAG GTAGGAAATTATCTGCGTATGTTCAGAGGATCTCTGTACAAAAGATACCCGTCACTGTGGCGCAGACTCGCTTCAgtagaggagaggaaaaaaatcgCAGCATCGTCACACG CCACCAGTGTGACTCTGCTGAAGGCGTCTGAGTGTGAAGAGATCTTCGAGGGCAACGATGAAAAGTACAAGGCAGTGTCCATCAGCACCGAACCTCCAGCCTACCTCAG GGAGCAGAAGGCCAAGAGGAACAGTCAGTGGGTCCCCACGCTCCCAAACAGTTCCCACCATCTGGACGCTGTGCCTTGCTCCACCACGATCAACCGAAATCGTATGGGACGTGACAAGAAAAGGACGTTTCCTCTGTG CTTTGATGACCACGACCCTGCAGTGATCCATGAAAATGCCTCACAGACAGAGGTTCTTGTTCCAATCCGATTGGACATGGAGATCGACGGCCAGAAGCTCAGAGACGCCTTCACCTGGAACATGAACG AAAAGCTGATGACACCAGAGATGTTTGCAGAGATACTGTGTGATGATTTAGACCTGAACCCCCTGACCTTTGTCCCAGCCATCGCCTCTGCCATCCGGCAGCAGATAGAGTCCTACCCTACTGACAGCATCCTGGATGAACAAACTGATCAGAGAGTCATCATCAAG CTGAACATCCACGTGGGAAACATTTCTTTGGTGGACCAGTTTGAGTGGGACATGTCAGAGAAGGAGAACTCTCCAGAAACTTTTGCACTGAAGCTGTGTTCTGAGCTCGGCCTCGGAGGAGAGTTCGTCACGACCATCGCCTACAGTATCCGAGGCCAGCTCAGCTGGCATCAGAGGACGTACGCCTTCAG ttcTGTGGATATGGCTCACCCCCTAACCTGCACCCCACCACCAGAATTTGCAGAAATAGTTGTTTATCTTCTGCGTTATGATTTAATGAGGATTAAAAGACTCAACAAGGCAGCATGA
- the entpd2b gene encoding ectonucleoside triphosphate diphosphohydrolase 2 has translation MDKQRSWIVASVVLLLFAAVTLLLLTVHVDEIQEPPQYTYGIVLDAGSSHTTVYVYRWPADKQNGTGVVTQHSECKVKGGGISSYAGQQGAAGRSLEACLYRAMVDIPQARHHLTPVYLGATAGMRLLNISSPEKSMQVLQEVAATIKSFPFKFQTVKILSGKEEGAYGWVTVNYLLENFIKYGFVGRWLNSGRQTVGALDLGGASTQITFVSKEKIEDLENSMTLRLYGQDYSLYTHSYLCYGQNEVLRRLLAHLLTTQDITGIVHHPCYPSDHRETLNLQQVFESPCITSQRPAVSNTETSAIVQGTGNYQHCLGNISEIFSFQNCLFSQCSFDGVFQPNTSGSFMAFSAFFFTHSFMKKSTGIYISTPDHLRQAAQSVCNMTFVKMSKDFPEQKSYLKDYCAVTVYIQVLMLRGYRFDDQSLTRVSFQNKAGDSSLGWSLGYMLSMSSMLPEESVNLRRALHPGAWISLLLLIALLISTTLIFIILQVCQKKSNV, from the exons ATGGACAAACAGCGCAGTTGGATCGTCGCCTCGGTTGTGCTTCTTCTCTTCGCTGCTGTGACTCTGCTCCTGCTCACCGTGCACGTGGACGAGATCCAGGAACCTCCACAATATACG TATGGGATTGTGCTGGATGCTGGTTCCTCTCACACGACCGTCTATGTGTACAGATGGCCGGCGGACAAACAGAACGGCACGGGTGTGGTTACCCAACACAGCGAGTGCAAGGTGAAAG GAGGAGGGATTTCCAGCTATGCTGGTCAGCAAGGGGCTGCAGGCCGCAGTCTGGAAGCGTGTCTCTATCGAGCCATGGTGGACATTCCCCAAGCACGGCATCACCTCACACCTGTGTACCTGGGAGCTACGGCCGGCATGAGGCTCCTGAA catctcCAGCCCTGAGAAGTCAATGCAGGTTCTTCAGGAAGTGGCAGCAACGATCAAATCCTTTCCTTTTAAATTTCAAACTGTGAAAATCTTAAGTGGGAAGGAGGAAGGGGCATACGGATGGGTCACTGTCAACTATCTGCTAGAAAACTTCATCAAG TATGGCTTTGTAGGTCGGTGGCTAAACTCCGGCAGACAGACGGTTGGAGCGCTGGATTTAGGAGGAGCGTCCACTCAGATTACATTTGTCAGCAAGGAGAAAATTGAGGATTTAGAGAACAGCATGACTTTGCGTCTCTATGGCCAGGACTattctctgtacacacacagctacCTGTGCTACGGACAAAACGAAGTTCTACGCCGGCTCCTGGCCCACCTGCTTACG ACCCAAGACATCACAGGCATCGTGCACCATCCGTGTTACCCATCAGACCACAGAGAGACCCTGAACCTGCAACAAGTGTTTGAGTCGCCTTGCATTACATCACAGCGTCCTGCTGTATCTAACACTGAGACATCAGCGATCGTACAGGGCACAGGCAACTACCAGCACTGTCTGGGGAACATCTCTGAGATTTTCTCCTTCCAGAACTGTTTGTTCTCGCAGTGTTCTTTCGATGGAGTCTTCCAGCCCAACACCAGTGGCAGCTTCATG GCTTTTTCAGCCTTCTTCTTCACACACAGCTTCATGAAGAAGAGCACAGGCATTTACATCAGCACACCGGATCACCTCAGACAGGCCGCTCAGTCCGTGTGTAACATGACCTTCGTGAAG atgtCTAAGGATTTTCCAGAACAAAAGTCATACCTGAAGGATTACTGTGCAGTTACTGTGTACATCCAGGTTCTTATGCTGAGGGGCTATCGGTTTGACGATCAATCCTTAACCAGAGTTTCCTTTCAGAACAAG GCCGGGGACTCGTCTCTGGGCTGGTCGTTGGGTTACATGCTAAGCATGAGCAGTATGTTACCCGAGGAGAGTGTGAATTTGAGAAGAGCCCTGCATCCTGGAGCCTGGATCTCCCTCCTGCTTCTCATAGCACTCCTCATCAGCACCACCCTCATCTTCATCATTCTCCAAGTCTGCCAAAAGAAGAGTAATGTTTGA
- the LOC132859786 gene encoding SWI/SNF-related matrix-associated actin-dependent regulator of chromatin subfamily B member 1-A isoform X2: protein MALSKTFGQKPIKFQLEEDGDFYMIGSEVGNYLRMFRGSLYKRYPSLWRRLASVEERKKIAASSHATSVTLLKASECEEIFEGNDEKYKAVSISTEPPAYLREQKAKRNSQWVPTLPNSSHHLDAVPCSTTINRNRMGRDKKRTFPLCFDDHDPAVIHENASQTEVLVPIRLDMEIDGQKLRDAFTWNMNEKLMTPEMFAEILCDDLDLNPLTFVPAIASAIRQQIESYPTDSILDEQTDQRVIIKLNIHVGNISLVDQFEWDMSEKENSPETFALKLCSELGLGGEFVTTIAYSIRGQLSWHQRTYAFSENPLPTVEIAIRNTGDADQWCPLLETLTDAEMEKKIRDQDRNTRRMRRLANTAPAW from the exons ATGGCGTTGAGTAAAACATTCGGCCAAAAGCCGATAAAATTTCAACTCGAAGAAGATGGCGATTTTTACATGATAGGTTCAGAG GTAGGAAATTATCTGCGTATGTTCAGAGGATCTCTGTACAAAAGATACCCGTCACTGTGGCGCAGACTCGCTTCAgtagaggagaggaaaaaaatcgCAGCATCGTCACACG CCACCAGTGTGACTCTGCTGAAGGCGTCTGAGTGTGAAGAGATCTTCGAGGGCAACGATGAAAAGTACAAGGCAGTGTCCATCAGCACCGAACCTCCAGCCTACCTCAG GGAGCAGAAGGCCAAGAGGAACAGTCAGTGGGTCCCCACGCTCCCAAACAGTTCCCACCATCTGGACGCTGTGCCTTGCTCCACCACGATCAACCGAAATCGTATGGGACGTGACAAGAAAAGGACGTTTCCTCTGTG CTTTGATGACCACGACCCTGCAGTGATCCATGAAAATGCCTCACAGACAGAGGTTCTTGTTCCAATCCGATTGGACATGGAGATCGACGGCCAGAAGCTCAGAGACGCCTTCACCTGGAACATGAACG AAAAGCTGATGACACCAGAGATGTTTGCAGAGATACTGTGTGATGATTTAGACCTGAACCCCCTGACCTTTGTCCCAGCCATCGCCTCTGCCATCCGGCAGCAGATAGAGTCCTACCCTACTGACAGCATCCTGGATGAACAAACTGATCAGAGAGTCATCATCAAG CTGAACATCCACGTGGGAAACATTTCTTTGGTGGACCAGTTTGAGTGGGACATGTCAGAGAAGGAGAACTCTCCAGAAACTTTTGCACTGAAGCTGTGTTCTGAGCTCGGCCTCGGAGGAGAGTTCGTCACGACCATCGCCTACAGTATCCGAGGCCAGCTCAGCTGGCATCAGAGGACGTACGCCTTCAG TGAGAACCCCTTGCCGACGGTAGAGATCGCCATTCGGAACACGGGCGATGCCGATCAGTGGTGCCCCCTGCTGGAAACCCTGACGGACGCAGAGATGGAAAAGAAGATCAGAgatcaggacagaaacacaag GCGCATGCGGCGACTCGCCAACACGGCCCCAGCCTGGTAG